The genomic stretch ggaaataaaatcaaaattaaggaCAAGAAACAAAGAATGGACAATCAATCATTCAGCCAATTATAGAGGTGGTTTGGAAAAAGAAGAAGACATTTCAATgattgaaataataataataattttaatatttaaagatgtcttattatttttagtaattttttgttttttaatatgAATCTAAATTTAATCCggatgatattttttttactattctcTAGAGAGTCTCTGAAATCATTATAttatatgattttattttatagttttattgaatttaggTCCATAAAAATAGTTCTTTCAataatactttttttttattatgttcttttaatataaatatgtaaACGTTATCGTTAACTCTAAATTCACGCCCCAAAACGGTCTCAATCCGATATTCAACAGGCCCCACGTGGGAAATTATTTATACTACTTTATAGGGATATATCATTAACGATATATATAAATGACTGTCATAAAAAACCGCTACTAACTGATTTGATACCGTAACAGCATCTCCTTCctgtcttcatcttcttctttcatGTTTTTCTATGAACTTCTTCTTTCATGTTTTTATATGAAGATGTCCCCACGGACTGGATCAGCTGATAAGTTGTCTGGTTGTTTGCTCAAATGGCCAAAGGTCGAGGATCGTCAGTTGCACGTGGGAATAATATTCCTGGTCTGCTGGTCAAAAACTCCTAAGACCCCAGTCAACTTTCCAGCCCAGtactcaccgtgatttactccctctgaaaTCCTGGAGGGCCCAGGCTCAGGGGGCCGTTAGGATGACGATTCCACCTTTTTGCTCAAATGTTTTTCTATGAAGATAACTGCTATGAAGTCTTTCATTCCGCTACCATCTCCAAACCGTGCCGTTTTGTTGCCCCCGATTCTTCGCAGCCAACGCCGTCGCCCCTCCCTCGATGACGCCGCCGCCTCCTCCCTCCTCATGAAACTCAAGCGCCCCAACCGCGACCCCTCCTCCTCCACCGCCCCCTCCGATCTCGACGACGACGGCGCCCCCAAGAAGCGCCGCCAGCAGCCGCAAGCCGATCCTCCCGCCGCCGCAGCCGAGGACTCGGTCGCGGACTGCAGCAGCCTCGACGAGGAATCCCGCGGCCTCCGCCTCCTCGGCCTCCTCCTCCGCTGCGCGGAGGCGGTCGCCGCCGACCGGCTCTCCGAGGCCCACGACCTCCTCCCCGAGATCTCGGAGCTCGCCTCCCCCTTCGGCTCTTCCCCCCAGCGCGTCGCTGCCTACTTCGCGGACGCTCTCCGCGCCCGCATCATCAGTTCCGTTCTCGGCGTTTACTCCCCGCTCGCTGCCGCCGTTACCCATCGCCGCATCTCACACGCCTTCAACTACTACAACGCCATCTCTCCCCTAGTCAAGTTCTCCCACTTCACGGCCAACCAGGCCATCTTCGAGGCCCTCGACGGCGAGGATCGAGTACATGTCATCGACCTCGACATTATGCAGGGTCTCCAGTGGCCGGGGCTCTTCCACATCCTCGCGTCCCGATCCGCGGTCAAGCTCCGTTCGCTTCGCCTCACCGGCGTCGGATCCTCCATCGAGCTTCTCGAGGCCACCGGCCGCCGCCTCTCCGATTTCGCCGAGGCGCTTGGCCTTCCTTTCGAATTCCGCCCCATGGAGGGCAAGATCGGCAAACTCGCGGATCCATCCGCCCTGCTCGCCCCGCGCCACCACCGCGAGGCCACCGTCGTCCACTGGATGCACCACTGCCTATACGACGTGACCGGCTCCGACGCCGCCACGGTGCGCCTCCTCAAGGAGCTTCGCCCCAAACTCATCACCATCATCGAGCAGGACCTCTGCCACGGCGGCGGCGGCTTCCTCGGCCGCTTCGTGGAGGCGCTGCATTACTACTCTGCCCGCTTCGATGCCCTCATCGACGGAGCCTCCCCGGAGAGCGCCGAGCGACACTCTGTCGAGCGCCAGCTCCTCGCGGTCGAGATTCGCAACATCGTGGCGGTGGGCGGCCCGAATCGGACCGGGGAGGTCAAGGTGGAGCGGTGGGGAGACGAGCTTACCAAAATCGGCTTCCGGCGCGTGTCGTTGGCCGGCAACCCCGCTGCCCAGGCCAACCTCCTCCTCGGCATGCATCCATGGAAAGGCTACACCCTCGTCGAGGAGAACGGCTGCTTGAAGCTGGGCTGGAAGGACCTCTCCTTACTCATCGCCTCCGCCTGGAAGCCGGCCGACCACCACAAAGAACCCGAGAAACCTCAACACATCCCATAAAAGGTTGCCTTTGCCCCTCGAAAATCCTTCCATCTAACCCGAGTCCAACTCAAGATCAAGAACAAATACCATGAACAAAACATAAAATTTCATGTTTAATCTGATCGTTCTGTACAAAAAGAATGCTAAAAATTGCTCCTTTCTCTTCGGTAGAAGATGGAGAAGCTGAAGCAAATGTGCGTTGCTATCAAGCAAAAAACTGCTTACTGTCACTGCTTCTTCTACTTCGTTCCAGAGcccaatttttattattatttattattattattattattattttaaaaatgatttaaataaataaaatggatttaaagaattaaaaattaatttccaaataataattatttctctATTTTCACACCGAATGGAGCGGACACTTTGCGCCACCATCGATGGCCGCCAGAGGCACGACAAAGAGAGCATCGGCCGTCGCTGCTCCGCCTTCCTGCTCTTGCTTCGCCCGTTTCGTCTTCCTTGCTTCCTTCCTCCTACTCGTCGCTCTTGTCTATTCCGCCGCGAGGCCCTCCATCATTCCCCGCTACGATGACCGCCTCAAGGACCCTCCGGCGAGGCGCGGGGACCGCCGCACCTGCAACTACTCGGACGGATCTTGGATCCCGGAACCGGAGACCGTCCCCTCCCGCTACGACCACACCTGCAAGGAGATCTTCAAGGGCTGGAACTGCCTCGGGAACAGGAAGATCAACGGCCGAGATCTACTGCGATGGCGGTGGCAGCCCTCCCGCTGTCATCTCCCCCGTCTCGATCCTCTACGTTTCCTCCATCGCTTCAGGGACTCCAACATAGGTTTGCGTTGTTCGGACGCCGATCTCGATTTTATCGTCTCAAAAtcttttttgttttccttttcaaaACGGTTGTGTTTGTGGTTGGATTCATTAGTGCAGGGTTTGTGGGCGATTCGTTGAACAGAAACATGTTCGCGTCGCTTGTCTGCATGCTGAGATCGGCGAGCGGCGAGGTGAGGAAATGGCGTCCAGCTGGGGCTGATCGCGGCTTCACTTTTCTGAACTATAACCTGACAATTGCGTACCATCGGACTAATCTTTTGGTGCAGTATGGTAGGTGAGTAATAGTTGTTCACCGGCAAATTGGTATTTAGGAATTTGTATTGCAACGTTAAACTAGTGTGCCTGCACATTGCAGCgcaaaaatcctaattttgatttTCTATCTTACTGCTTGTTTGGAAATTCATACCTTGCCTTCCTACATTTCTttcttaagttaaaatatttctcTTGTCTGTATGCTCTATGGTGATGATATTTATGCTCACAATCATAGCTAAACAAG from Zingiber officinale cultivar Zhangliang chromosome 5B, Zo_v1.1, whole genome shotgun sequence encodes the following:
- the LOC121986415 gene encoding scarecrow-like protein 23, whose product is MKLKRPNRDPSSSTAPSDLDDDGAPKKRRQQPQADPPAAAAEDSVADCSSLDEESRGLRLLGLLLRCAEAVAADRLSEAHDLLPEISELASPFGSSPQRVAAYFADALRARIISSVLGVYSPLAAAVTHRRISHAFNYYNAISPLVKFSHFTANQAIFEALDGEDRVHVIDLDIMQGLQWPGLFHILASRSAVKLRSLRLTGVGSSIELLEATGRRLSDFAEALGLPFEFRPMEGKIGKLADPSALLAPRHHREATVVHWMHHCLYDVTGSDAATVRLLKELRPKLITIIEQDLCHGGGGFLGRFVEALHYYSARFDALIDGASPESAERHSVERQLLAVEIRNIVAVGGPNRTGEVKVERWGDELTKIGFRRVSLAGNPAAQANLLLGMHPWKGYTLVEENGCLKLGWKDLSLLIASAWKPADHHKEPEKPQHIP